In Drosophila miranda strain MSH22 chromosome XR, D.miranda_PacBio2.1, whole genome shotgun sequence, the genomic window TTTTCTGTTAAACTACTTTAATTCAATaagtttatatttaaaatagTTATGTCTAGAGAATAGTCCAAAGCGTAACCGTGCAAGGTTTTGACCCTTTTTTAAGGGACGATTTTCTTACTTGGGCCTGTCCATAAAGTTCAGGCACGCACATAAAGGCAATCTCAGAATGTTGTCACAGTAACATCGCTGTCAATATTTTTTAGAAAATAAAGCTAAATGATTTAAAAGAATCTGAATAAAGCTATATCGCATGAAAGAATCTTTTTATTTAAACATTTGATTCAAAAGCGTGTTAAATTCTTTTAAATCAGCAGCAATATCCTGAATAGCTGAATTCAGCTGAATGTTTGACTTTGAAAAAAGCTACATCTGACCAAAACTAGCTGGTTTACCTACACTGCAGCGCCCATCTCTAAGTGTTGTCTCAATAATAAAAACAGaaagaaaacacaaaaacTTAGAATTTATGAAATGAATCGCTTTGCTTATGTGGAGGCTCGTCTGAGTTCCAACGAAACGTTCGTCAGCCGCGACAGTAGAGTGAAAATCTTCGATGGGGACCAGAAAGTAAGTAAACGGCTCTGTAATTCCGGGCTTAGCTCATTTCTAATGGCATTTCCAGACAGACTTTGAGGAGGGCGAGGTGGTGCTGACAACACACAGACTGTTTTGGGGCCGTCCTGGAGAAATTGCCAGAGCCGCCGTAACCCTCTGTCTGCCACTAAGCTATGTGATATCGCTCGGGGAGGAAACGACAGCCTCGAATTTCTTTGGCCGCAAGACCCGCATAATATTGCACTTGCGTGCGCCTGGCCCTGACAAGATGCCTGGCCCCCTGGACACCAGTCGTGCAACGCACATCAAACTGTCTGGAAAGAATGGCCTAAGCATGGAGTTCCACAGCGCACTTCGGGAGACTCTTAATGCCCGCATCTGGGAGATCTCCCTCACCAGCGAGACCATCATCAAGGGAGTGGACAGAAGTCCGACGTCTGACCCGGTAAACGATAGATTGGCTCGTATTCAGAAGCGTACAGGCATCGGAGGCATTGAGCGGCACCTGGAGGCGAAAGCTAAGGCCACAGATGAGAACATTGCACTAGCCTTCCAGGACCTCAGTGTTCTCATGACCATGGCCAAGGATATGGTGGGCCTGTCCAAGACAATCAGCGGCAGAATACGCGAGCAAAAAGGCGAAATATCCGACGATGAGACGGTGCGTTTCAAATCCTACCTCATGAGCCTGGGAATTGATGATCCTGTGACGCGAGACAACTTCACCAGCAATTCGGCGTATTTTTCCAGCTTAGCACAACAAATTTGCCAGATGCTGATCGATCCTATTGAGGTGAGTGCTTCGAGCCTTAATTCAATTCATTTATTTACCCCGACATTTTTGTGCGTGAATTAGGAGCATGGAGGTATGATGTCCCTAGCAGATGTCTATTGCCGCGTGAACAGGGCTCGCGGCCTGGAACTGCTCTCGCCTGAGGACTTGCTGCATGCCTGTGAACAGCTGAGGGGTCCAATCCGATTGAGGAGCTTCCCCAGCGGCGCCAGGGTGCTGCAGCTGGAGTCGCACGACGATGACTTGATTGCCATTGACACGCTGGAGAAGGTGCAGGCAGCTGAATCTCTGGCCGTAGAGGAGCTGGCCAAGCAGCTGGGCATCTCTCTGCTGTTGGCCAAGGAGCGACTGCTGGTCACCGAGCGCCTGGGCAAGGTGTGTCGGGACGAGTCTGTCGAAGGGCTCCGCTTCTATCCAAATCTGCTGCTGCAACGAGACTAAACGATCTGTGAATCTGTGCTTGTTACTAGATATTCTAAATAAATAATTCTTATACAATAGTAATCGAAACCGGTGTAAGCGTTTGCACGTTCATGGAATGAGAGAGTCCACTTGGATCTTATAGATTTCATTTCACACTTTATTGATTAACGGAGCTTTTTCTGTGACTTTGTCGACGCTTCATTaagtatttttaatatttctgGTTTCGTCataattattaattatttttgtttggttttgttttgttttttcgttaGTAGTTCTCGAGAGTTCTCTTCGTAATCGGTTTAATGAAAATTTTCTACAGTCAGGTATTTTGATAAGCAGTTATTGAATTGAAATTACACATTTATATTAATAGTTGGTTTCATgtttacatatacatataaatagcTTATGCTGTCGCTTAGATTGCTCCGCATTACATTAATAAATCTTTGAATTACGTTTCAATAACCATTTGATCAGACCACACGTATATCATTATCTTCTATATAGCTTTCGTACTCAGGTTTTTGGCCAGttatttgctttgctttgctttgatTCGCTTGACTAACATCATCCCAATCTACTCTGACTTCGTGAGGGTTCGTTACGCTGTCGTCATTCATTCATTCGGTTTATGTAGTAGTACCatgatttcttttgtttttattcTTCTTAAATCacatttattaattaatattaaCATTGAGTAAGTTATGCTTGAGTTTTGGGGTACGGATACGTTTACGCTTACGGGTaagggtatgggtatgggtgtgggtgtgggtgtgggctGCCATATATGGGGTAAGGTTAATTTGTGTGTTGTGTTCGTTTTCGAATTATCAAGAAGTTAAGGTTTTTGTGGGTTGTACAGCAGAAGAAGCAAACAATGCTTAGCAATTACAGCACTGAtgtaacataattaaaatcgttgcttaaataaataatttcaTTCTACAGAAACTGGCGTAGTTGAAAAAACAAATTGGCTTAGTGTAAGCGTTACTTTTTACACGTTACTCGTCACCCGCTCGTTCTCTAACTCTCTCCGCTCACGATTCTTCTTCTCGTGCTAGTCTCGTTGTACATTGCGCTATTACAAATAAATTGTTTAAATAAGTGATGACTTTTTGCatatatttgtttgtttttgcttttcgTTTTAATGTTTCTGCAATTGGAAGTACTAAATTGGTTGAGGCTACGACTTGTTCAATACAAACTAAAATGGGTTTTTTTCTTTAGCGAACTTAAACTAGGCAATCGATTTAATAATTAGcaataataatagtaatagTACAATTTAATATGTATAATTATTCTTATGAACCCCTACACCGGTTCATATTTCATATTCTCTTGTAGCTAACGTAATCGTAATCGTAATCGTAATCGTAATAATTAGAATTTCTTTACAATTAACTTACGTTTTTTGTTTGCTGTCTCCTTACTTCTCTTGTTATtgctttcttttgttttcagtGATCCACCCCCTGCTTTACAATTTCAAATTAGCACGCTTAACGAGCTAGGCCTTAACGAATTGGAGCTGGGAGCCAAATGGACAATAGGTAAAATGGCGGTTGGATGCGCGGGAAAAGTTGAAACAATCTTCACATAATCGtatttataatatatataatgtgtatatatgtacaacTAGATAAATATTATTAAGAACTTTACACCTAATTCGTTTATGCCAAGGTGACACAATTAACACAAGCGCAGTCGGCAGACCTGGAGAGCTCAACCAAATTCAGTTCCAGTTGCCGCTAGCTCCAGCTCCTAACTAGGTTGCACATACTATGAGCTGCCATGCTATTGcccatatacatacatatttcaCACTTACGATTACACATCAAAacatatatagatatatgGGTATACAATGTACGATAGTGGTGATAGTTAGGAGGTAACCATAAGCTATAATATCATGCAAATACACAACGCGTAGCCTTATTACTTTCTCGCTCTCATCTTTCATCTCTCAGTCCTCTCATTCCTTACAGTCCTTACAGTCCTTACACAAATCTAATATTGTGCcgttttcttttcttcatcGCCTTTACTTTGTCGCGTCGGTGGTGGAACGCCGTCGATTGACCGCcgcctgttgttgctgctgctgctgttgctgcttggCCGCCGCCAGAGCCGTGAGTGTCCGCTGGGTTATGGCTCCCGTGGCAGTGGTGGCTCGTCCAGCGATTTGGatgtgctgcagctgctgttgctgcggcACCTGCACCTGGCTGGGACTCGACAGTGTCTGTGACGAGACTGTGGCGGTGCTCTGCTGGTTGAGTATtcgatgttgctgttgcagctgcagttgctgctgttgcagctgctgcattGGCGCCTTCACAGTCTTTAGCTGCAGCTTCTGGCCAGACATTACAATGGGACCGCCACTACTGGTTACGACATTGGCAGCTACAAGGAAAAGGATTATAGATCGTTGCAGGTACTCGAAAAGTTCATTTCAATCACCATTCATCGGAGTAGTAGCTATCTTGAGTGTCGAGCCACCTATTTGGCGTTGAGTAGTGATAAGCTGTCTGCTGGTGGTTAATTGCTTGGCTCCAACCACCTGGACGTTCCGGGCCCGGGGCTGGATGGTGCCCACCAGCTGAATGGCAGCCGTGTTGCTGTTGcccgactgctgctgctgttgctgctggatcGTCTGCTGGGCAACACCTACACCACCACCAACACTTGAGGTACGTATTGTTTGAGGATTTAGTTTCTGTACACCGGCACCGACTATTTGAGCTGTaagcagagagagagcagaACGTGGGTGTGCGGGGAGATTTTTTGGTTGTTGTTTTAGGTTGCAATGAGAATTGTCAGAGGTCGACTGGAGGGGCCGCCAACTTGTAGGATATAGTACGAGTAGCATGGTTTTGaatttgggtttgggtttagAAAATGATCTCTCTAATCTCAAACTGATGGCATTTCGGGTTAAACACACACAAGACACATAAAACAGTTAAGTTGCATGAGGGCGGGATCGAAACGAGTTGTTAACGTTTTGGGTTTGGTTTGgatttttgtttggtttggtttggtttgtgTTGTACGAGAATGTGGTTTTGTTGTAAACGAGAaacgaaacagaaacagaagagAACAAAATTAAGCATGTTcaatcaaaagaaaaagagttaaatataaataatgcAGATATAAAGAAGATCGCAACAGGTAGATCGGTATCAGGAAAATCCTCTTCGGCCCTGCCGAGACGAGTTCGCAACTCTGCTGTGCGCTCCTCTGCTCCTCAGCTTGTCCTTTCACTCACCAATGGGAAGGGTCAGCATGGCCGTTgttgctcctcctcctcctccaccgccgccgctgccaccgCTACCGTTACCACTGCCGCTACCTCCGCCGCCGCCTGCGTTGTTCGTGATGACCACCGTCTGTGTGCCGCCCACTGTCGAGGGCAGACTGACTATCGTTCCCGTCGGCGGagcgtgctgctgctgttgctgctggtgtgACTGCGTCTGCAGCGTGATGGTGTGTGGCagttgttggtgctgctggcTCGAGACGGGAACCGACACCAGAACACTCCTCTGCTGGCCCTGCGTCGTGCCCGCACCCGTTGCTGAGTTCcccgactgctgctgctgttgctgcaaaCTGTTGCCGGAGAACTGCAGCGAGATGGGCTGCGTGAAGCCGGGAATCTGCACTTGAAGGCCGGTAAAGTTGGCCATGGCACCCTGCAGCTGTGACAGATTGATGCCCTGCAGGTTTAGTGTGGCGGTggtttgttgctgctgcgtctgctgctgatggtgctGCTGGGGCGAGGCTGAGGGCTGCGGATGCGGACTAGACATGGGCGAGTGTATCGATGATGTAGCGGGAGAGTGCACGATGGTCTTCGTGATGAACTGCTGCGTCGCCGTCGGTTGCTGCGGCGACATATGCGGCATGGCCACGGCGGACACGTTGGAAGTAACATTGCTGAGACGCTCAAGCAAGGCCTGGTTCTGATGCGACTGCGAGGACTGCGAGTGATCCGAACCCGAGGGCGAGGGAGTGGCCGCATTTGTCAGCAGGGCGGAAAGAGCTCCCACCCCGccgctgctactgctgctcgACGCCAGGTTGTTGGGCACTGCGAACCCGCTCGCATTCGAGGCATTCGAATCGCTGCCTGGCGAGGGAGCGGCCATTCCCACTACAATAGCGTTGGGCGGTGCTGTGGTGCTGTCCCTTCTCAGAGTGTTCAGAATACGCTGCTGCACTGGCACCGTGGGACTCTGTATCCAGGCCGCAGCCGTCGCAGCGCTGTTGCCCGACGAGATCACCGTATAGCTTGTGGTGGGATTGGTCATTATGGCAGGCGGAGAGGCCAGCTGCGAGGCCAGCGCCGACATGGATACTCGCACCGTCTGGCCGCCGCCGTCTACTGTCTGCTGGTGCTGCGCCTGCGTGGGCGGATTGAGGTTGACGGATATCAGATTGCCTGCAGAGTTGGTCCGAAAggtagtggtggtggtgccACCGCCTCCTACGATCTTTCGGTTGACACCCAGCAGGTTCTGCAGCACCTCACTGGACTGCTGCTTCCGCTGGGCAGTCACCAGTGTGGGCGTGCCGCGCGGTGTCTGCACATAGGTGGCTGTGGCTACATCAGAGGTGGCCGGAGcggattgctgctgctgctgctggtgttggacCAGAGTCAGCGTCTGCGGTTGCTGTTGGCCGGTGGAGGATGTGAACGTGCCACTGGCCACTGGTGTGCTGGTCATGGCAGCTGGGGCACTGTTGAGCAGGTTCAGAATTGAGGCATTGCTGGAGTTCTTCAGCGTGGCGGTGTTGCTTccgttgttgttattgttgctgccgccgccgccgccgccaccgccaccgccaccgctgccgctgccggaTGTTGCAATGTGATTGCTGTTTGTCGTGGTCCCGCCTGAAAGGATCACCAGTGGATCGATCAGTAACAAATCTTAATGGGTCGCCTCCACTTGGaggctgtttttttttcttaccgtgctgctgctgctgttgctgttggtacTGATTGGCGGAGATTATGATGCTGTTCATTATGGCATTGATTGCGGCCGAGTTGTTCATATTGTTATTACTAttattgttgttattgttattaCTGGAGGCAGTtgtctgttgttgctgttgttgctgctgctgctgttgttgctgctgctgctgttgctgctgctgctgctgatgctgctgctgctgctgttgctgctgcttttgcattagctgctgttgctgaGCCTTCAGCTGCGATTGCTGTCGGAATGGATAGGAGAGAGTGAGAGTCAATGAAATCCTTTGCACATTGCATTTATTACTCACCAGAATTGGCACATTGGAGTTCAGCTGCGCACGCAGAGCAGAGTTGGTGCCAATGACCGATGGCCCCTtcacctgctgctgctgctgttgaatGCTGGCCGGCTGAATGGTTATGCCTGAGTGTTGCAGGGCCTGGGTcagctgtggctgctgctgctggggctgcTGTTGCACCAGGACCAGGGAGCCATTGCTCAGGCTTACATGGTGGGTGGTTGTGGCAGAGTTGCTGCTTCCGGTGGCCAACTGTTGAAGCTGtatgtgctgctgctgctgctgctgcggctgctgttgttgcggGACAATTTGTTGTGTAGCTGCCTGTTGCTGCGTTCCTTCAACGGTGTacgtttgctgttgctgttgttgttgctgctgctgctgctgttgaggCTGCTGCCTTATGTTTTGCTGCACGTTGATGACATTGCTGCCCCCTGCTAGATTAAGAGTCTTTTGGGTTATTTGTTGGCGAGGCTGGGCCACATGGTGCACAGTGGCAGACAATtgttgtggctgttgttgttgttgctgctgaggctgctgtggttgttgttgttgctgttgttggtgctgGGGATTGCCGACCACTACCACATGCtgcggctgttgttgttgctgctgctgctgcaattgagcttgcctctgctgctgctgttgttgctgctgcaggagGAGCCGCTGCTCGTTCGTCAGCCCCGTGTGGGTGACAATTGGCACATGTCCTGGTATCAAATGCGTTATCTTGACCGCCTTGCGCCCCTCCTCCGTGAAGATCTCGCGAAATTGCTGAATGTATCGATTGGCATGCACCCGAGTGCCCAGCGCGAAGCGGCAGGACTCCCCATTGCGCTCCCCCTCGCGAAAGTCCCGATCCACATACAGTTCGCCGAGGTATTCCGCATCGGAGGGACGCTGGTAGATGGATAGCTTGATGTGGTACAGCGCCCGCCGTCCCTCGTTGGCCTCCCGCTCAGTCTCCAGGACGTACTCCTCGATCAGTTGGGGCTGGAAGTTGTGGCGACAATTCGGCTGGCAGCCATCCTTGCAGGCCTCGCTGAACTCATTGAGGGGCTCGAAGGTCTTAACATACTTTTCTACGCTGATGACATGCTCGGGCACCTTGAGATTGGCGGGGTACTCCAAGCACGGAGGACGAATGGGCCGAATCACTTCGTGAGGCCGCCTGGGGACCTTTGAGGTAAAGGAGGAGAGCATGGCGCCCACTAGAGGATTGTTGGTGGGTGCCGTGGCCGGAGTAGCGTTGCCGCCAGCGCTACTGCTCCCCGTCCGGGGCCTCTGACGCAGTCGGGCCAGATAATCGCACAGCTCCAGCCCATGGTGGTGGGTGAACTGGTCCAGCTTGCGCTTCCGATTGATGGCAGTCTGGGTGAACTTCTTCATCTGGCGGCGCAGTTCGTGCGAGTTGAAGAGCTGGCGCTGGTGCTGAGCATTGATGGCCTGCCGTCCTATGCTTGGATCCGGTTCCAGACACAACGGCTCCGCCGTGGCCAACACCAACTGGCTCTCCAGTGCAAGCTTATCCTCCGCCTGCAGTTGGCTGCCTATTTGCTGCACTTCCGCGAAGAGGGTGGCGTTCGTCGGCCTGAGCAGGATGTGCTTCATATCACAGATATTCGTTGAGGTGGCAAACGTCTGGCGGAAGTCGCGGATCTGGGCGATGACGCAGCCCGCGTAGAAAACGCCAGGCTTGGCATAGATCCGCGTTCCCTCTCCCCCATCCGACAGGCTGACTGTCTCCGCACAGAGCAGATCCATCAGAAACTCTGGCAGGATCTCGCGATCGATGCACTGCAACAGCAAATCGTTCTCGTACGGCCATCGAAGCACTTCAACCAGGCCATATTCGTGCTTCGACTCTGCCTTGGCTTGGCTCTCATCCATTGCCGCAGACTTGGTCGATAGGAGTCGCCTATGGCCTCCTGATCCTGCTCCTTCGCTGGCCGCCTCGTCCCTGTCACTGACGGACCACTCGTTCGTTTGCGTGTTCAGCGTCACATGCTCATCGTAGTGCAGGGCCAGCGAGTATCCCTTGTTGCCAGGATAGAGGTTCACCACGATCGTGTTGAGTTTCTCGCGCTCCACCAGCCGCTCCAGGGTAAACGATCGTGTGCGCTGCTTAAGCTGCAAATTGGGAGAAACAATTTACAATATATGTTATTAGGGGCTATCCAGTCCTACACTTACCCCTGTCTCTGCAAAGTAGTTGATGTCGTTGCTTAGCAGCTGCATATAAAGATCCTTGAGTTTCTCGTGTAGATTGAAGAACTTCGTGCTGCCCGGTGGACACACCGAGGAGCCCTTCGTTGAGGACGAGGtgctattgttgttgttgttgttgttgttggaggCAGCGCCGGCGCCAGCGCGCGCtgttgacgacgacgatgaggagGATGGGGCTGAGGATAAAGCTGAGCTGCGACTAGAGGAGCTGCACTCCttgctggtgctgttgctaTTGGACTTCTGCCTCTTACTGGGCGACGACGCGGGCGAGGCCCCATGGACCCCATGGTGGTTGTGTGACTGGTGGTGCAGGTGATGGTGATGCAGGTGATGGCCCCCGGAGGAGGAGGTTGAGTTGGCAGAGGCGGGCCGCTTCTCCGGTTTCTTACTGACCGTCGTCGTAGGGTTCGTCGTCGTCGACGTTGCAGCTGCGGCAGTCGAATTATTGCTTAGGGTGGAGTTGATGCCTGGCGGCGTAGACAGCAACAAGTCAGGAACTACTGGCGAGGGCGATGTGATTGAGTTGAAATTCGACAGAGTCGTTGTCGATGATGAGCATGATGAGGGCGACGGGGCAATCGCTGTGGGCAGGCCGGTGGGCGTGGCCGATGTCGGCTCAGTGAGTATGCCCAGGGAGCCCCCAATTGACGCCCCTCCCCCATCGGGCGGCGATTCATCGTCATCGAAGATGCAGATGGGCGGTTGGGCAGGAATCTGTGGTATGGCTTGCAGCAGGCTAGTCTCCAGATACGATTTACTGCTCGTCGGAAAGCCAACAGTGACGACTGGGGAtgactgctgctgttgctggagcGCCGTGTGGAGGTGGTGGTAGGACTGCGTTTGCTGCGACTGCAGCTGATGACTACTGGGGGAGGAGGCTGGCTGGTACTGGacaaactgctgctgctggtggacGCCCGTGCCGTGGACCACGGCATGAGCTAGTCCCGGGGCATGGTCAGAGTTGTTGGAGCCCTTCAACTTCTTCAGCGTGTCATTTATGATAAACTATTTGCAGATAAACGATTCGAAGAGCAAAAGAGAGGGAGAATACGTTATTAGATTGGTCGATTAACCGACTGGTAACAGGCGCGAAAGGGTCTTACGTCGGCTTCTTGGCACGATGAGTCCAGGCTTTGCATTGTGCCAGCGGATTGCAAGAAGAGTCCCAACTGTGGATCCCGAGTCCAATTACCGACGACATTCAAGCCAGGATAGAGTTCGACTGAGTTCGATCGAAGGCCTGTTAAGGATCAGCGTTGCTCTCATTGCGCTTGCAGGTGTCTGCCCCTGTGAAATTACAACTACAGATCGCTTGTTGTTGTCTTTTATTTTCGCTCACGCCTCGGGGCTGCGCCCCCCACCGTAACACTCACTTGTTTGTGTATCATTTCAGTGTAGAaccatttttgttttttaaatgTCTtattgttgtgtttttttagTGCGCCTTTGACCAGAAATGTAATTTCTTCAcactttttctgctgctgctgctgctgctttgggtGACATTTTCTCTCTTCGCCCCTCTGCTGGACGACGGTCTTTTTGGCTCGTTTGCACAACAACAATACACAGCCACCACTTTTGCTTTAATTGATAGGCGACCGCAGGGGTTGTTCTTTAATAATATGCATAAGATTGCTTAATTTTaattgtttaaaaactttgttTTAGGCTTTTTTTGCAATGTAAATGTACTGTGCgatcagtgtgaccgcggatttatctgaccctcagaaatataccgaaatatttTACATGtttctcattttcaaaatataccgtaaatataccaatgcaaaaacgaacttagcccacttagcCCCCCTCTATTTGAAAAGGTGAACAACTTGAATTAAACCGCAGTAGATCATACTGTTTATTAGATTTTCTTGTAGTTCCATCCCATCCTAACTCCTTACTTACAAAAAAAtcacgatatctttcacctgaagTGCGCTAAAAATCTTCAAGATTCATACTTTTCGTGCAGTGTATGTTGATACCCACCGGTCGACAACGGGTTAATCGTTCTCTGTCTATGATCGGAAATCAAATCTCTCGATATTGATATTCGTTTGAATTTACTGTACTATCAATGTGACCGCGGATCCATCTCACTCTCAGCAATATACCTTTCAAGTCAATTTTACGtcaaaatataccaaaaagAATAAAGTACTACCGTATATGAAGTGGTATTCGATTCTGTTATCGAATAGAATATCGTTCGCTGTGAGTGCCACTGTTACCTACGCACGCATTGTGCTCTCGAGCGCAACAAAGTATATACAGCGCCACCTGGCGTTTTCTTTTGCACGTCATCTTATCGAAAAATGCCAATCCCCACGCCAACAGCTGTTTTTTGCCGGGCtgattcaaattcaaattcaaagtTATTTCAAATtggtataattattataatttcCACTTTGACATTGGTAACATACAAAGCAGCTACACCACTCCACCGTGTTTACCGTTGCCATTGTCCATGGCGCAATTGATTCGGATCTTGGTGATGGGGGCTAAAAACCCTCTTTCAAGCGCCTTGGTTTCTTTAATGATCGGCAACCCGGCTCGCCGGTCTTTAAGATGTCTACCTGTATTGGCGGCTAGATCATCCGGCCGCTGTACACGCAATATTTGAGACAAAAACAACATTCACATTTGGATTTGTAAGcaataatatatatgtatattatttGTAGGATTTGCACTTAATCGTAATAGGTATATTATTAAGGATTAGTCTCTACCAACTAAGCATtaagaatacaaaaaaattttgTCACTTGTACGTATACACAGTTTTCCATACACATAAATCATAGTATATCATATCATCGCATCATAAATCATATATcatcatatacatatatccgtATATAACCGCTATCAATATTCAATATTCAATATTCAAAAAAATCATTATCAGAAACATATTGTAATTGTAATACACTCGCAGTTGAAGAATTTCCTTTCACATCGTCATGAGATCTTTAAACGTTAATTGTGTAGTTTGAaatatttataataaaaaaaaaaaaacagctcTTGAGTTGGATCTGGGTgaggatcggatcggatcgggaTCGGGATCAGGATCGGGGTGTagtggctgctcctcctcctaaTCCTTGTGGCCACCCTGAAGCTTCTTCCAGGTCTCGCCCAGCGCCTTGGCAAAGTGATCGTCGACGGAGGCTTCAGTCTTGGTGAATATCGAAATGTTCGTGGACGAGGTGGGCGAGGCGGGGGGCGTCTGCGTCGAGGATGCGGCCACAGCTGCCAGTCCCGGCTCGGCCTTCACGCGTATGATCGCCGGCATCGTGGGGGTGCTGCTGGGATTGGGAATCTGCGTTGGAGTTGGCGTCGGGgtcggtgttggtgttggagttggagtcggCGTTGGCGTAGAGGCTGGGACGCTGCCGTACgctggcggcggtggcggagTGTTGTACCTGGGCGGCGTGTGATGCAGTGTGTCCAGTGCTCGCTTGGCGGTCACCGGTGTGTCCAGTGCCTGGCTGGGAGCAGTTGCTGATGTTTGTGGTAGTTGTGGCGGCAGTAGCGGCaacggtgacggcgacggtGGCGTCGGGGAACGATGCAGTGAGAGCGGCAGCGGTTCCTCCTGCGGCGGCGGTAACTCCAGCTGCGGCGACTCTGGCCCCGATCGCAGCGTGGGCGAGTGCATCATGGCCAGGCCAGGCTTCTGCAGTGGCGAGCGATGTTGCTGGTAGAGAAGAGGAgaagctgctgctcctgctcctgctccagcgCCTGCGCCTGCTCCTGCTGATGTCGATCCATAGGCCAGGGGCGATATCTGCTGCATAGGAGTTCCACTGGGCGAGggcgtgggtgtgggtgtgggcgtTGGCGACTTCTTGGCAAAGAGGGCCGCGTAGTCCTTGCCCAGCGAGCGGCGGAAGTGCTCGTCAATGTCGCACATGGCCACGTTCTCTGCAATCAAATATTAATCAGTTGATATCTGTGGGAATCTGGGCAAAGAGCAGTGTCCTACCTGAGGAGTGGGCCGGCTCTGGGACCTCCCGCTTTGGCGGTGCCTGGGTGATGACGCTGGGTCGGCTGTTGGCCGCGTAGTTGGTCCCCGGCAGGGGCTCGCGGtagggcggcggcggcgaggCCCGATTCTGATGAAGCTTCAGTGCCCCCGATGTCACCGACATGTCAATGGGGCTGTCCATTTCACGC contains:
- the LOC108152115 gene encoding uncharacterized protein LOC108152115 isoform X1, with the translated sequence MQSLDSSCQEADFIINDTLKKLKGSNNSDHAPGLAHAVVHGTGVHQQQQFVQYQPASSPSSHQLQSQQTQSYHHLHTALQQQQQSSPVVTVGFPTSSKSYLETSLLQAIPQIPAQPPICIFDDDESPPDGGGASIGGSLGILTEPTSATPTGLPTAIAPSPSSCSSSTTTLSNFNSITSPSPVVPDLLLSTPPGINSTLSNNSTAAAATSTTTNPTTTVSKKPEKRPASANSTSSSGGHHLHHHHLHHQSHNHHGVHGASPASSPSKRQKSNSNSTSKECSSSSRSSALSSAPSSSSSSSTARAGAGAASNNNNNNNNSTSSSTKGSSVCPPGSTKFFNLHEKLKDLYMQLLSNDINYFAETGLKQRTRSFTLERLVEREKLNTIVVNLYPGNKGYSLALHYDEHVTLNTQTNEWSVSDRDEAASEGAGSGGHRRLLSTKSAAMDESQAKAESKHEYGLVEVLRWPYENDLLLQCIDREILPEFLMDLLCAETVSLSDGGEGTRIYAKPGVFYAGCVIAQIRDFRQTFATSTNICDMKHILLRPTNATLFAEVQQIGSQLQAEDKLALESQLVLATAEPLCLEPDPSIGRQAINAQHQRQLFNSHELRRQMKKFTQTAINRKRKLDQFTHHHGLELCDYLARLRQRPRTGSSSAGGNATPATAPTNNPLVGAMLSSFTSKVPRRPHEVIRPIRPPCLEYPANLKVPEHVISVEKYVKTFEPLNEFSEACKDGCQPNCRHNFQPQLIEEYVLETEREANEGRRALYHIKLSIYQRPSDAEYLGELYVDRDFREGERNGESCRFALGTRVHANRYIQQFREIFTEEGRKAVKITHLIPGHVPIVTHTGLTNEQRLLLQQQQQQQQRQAQLQQQQQQQQPQHVVVVGNPQHQQQQQQQPQQPQQQQQQQPQQLSATVHHVAQPRQQITQKTLNLAGGSNVINVQQNIRQQPQQQQQQQQQQQQQTYTVEGTQQQAATQQIVPQQQQPQQQQQQHIQLQQLATGSSNSATTTHHVSLSNGSLVLVQQQPQQQQPQLTQALQHSGITIQPASIQQQQQQVKGPSVIGTNSALRAQLNSNVPILQSQLKAQQQQLMQKQQQQQQQQHQQQQQQQQQQQQQQQQQQQQQQTTASSNNNNNNNSNNNMNNSAAINAIMNSIIISANQYQQQQQQQHGGTTTNSNHIATSGSGSGGGGGGGGGGGSNNNNNGSNTATLKNSSNASILNLLNSAPAAMTSTPVASGTFTSSTGQQQPQTLTLVQHQQQQQQSAPATSDVATATYVQTPRGTPTLVTAQRKQQSSEVLQNLLGVNRKIVGGGGTTTTTFRTNSAGNLISVNLNPPTQAQHQQTVDGGGQTVRVSMSALASQLASPPAIMTNPTTSYTVISSGNSAATAAAWIQSPTVPVQQRILNTLRRDSTTAPPNAIVVGMAAPSPGSDSNASNASGFAVPNNLASSSSSSGGVGALSALLTNAATPSPSGSDHSQSSQSHQNQALLERLSNVTSNVSAVAMPHMSPQQPTATQQFITKTIVHSPATSSIHSPMSSPHPQPSASPQQHHQQQTQQQQTTATLNLQGINLSQLQGAMANFTGLQVQIPGFTQPISLQFSGNSLQQQQQQSGNSATGAGTTQGQQRSVLVSVPVSSQQHQQLPHTITLQTQSHQQQQQQHAPPTGTIVSLPSTVGGTQTVVITNNAGGGGGSGSGNGSGGSGGGGGGGGATTAMLTLPIAQIVGAGVQKLNPQTIRTSSVGGGVGVAQQTIQQQQQQQSGNSNTAAIQLVGTIQPRARNVQVVGAKQLTTSRQLITTQRQIGGSTLKIATTPMNAANVVTSSGGPIVMSGQKLQLKTVKAPMQQLQQQQLQLQQQHRILNQQSTATVSSQTLSSPSQVQVPQQQQLQHIQIAGRATTATGAITQRTLTALAAAKQQQQQQQQQAAVNRRRSTTDATK